Proteins found in one Campylobacter canadensis genomic segment:
- the dcuC gene encoding C4-dicarboxylate transporter DcuC, protein MSNFIMYFSAIVSICVVFYMLIKKMDIKITLFFIGIVLMFIALASNHQIAIKNFSSSGLLMLDPIKAISEKFRFIISNSGFIILILGGYAAYMNHIRANDATVYLLLKPIKAIKSAYLLIPAVFFIGHFLSIVIPSAANLAIILLATIYPIMRKAGLSALSAGGVIATTATIMPTPLGGDNIALVEQLQKVAHLSHLSVSEYVFNYHARVSIPTLILMAIIHLFWQKYCDKKANYNEVVEINEEEKNLDFSLFTKIIYAILPLFPIFLLVGIYIFSENKNIRVEIIVLFSFVLAIICELIRSKSIKKTLDDTKEFFKGMGNAMPIVALLVAGTTFVLGLQSIGIIAELQSSMTTLQANGFGFVLPLVLVALSAVIVLLSGSGVALFFAMIPLLVPLSEAANIDVLALCIPMELTGNLLRGVSPVSAVVMIVAGTINKEPLEVVKRTSVPMISGVIFMFCLSMFYYL, encoded by the coding sequence GTGTCAAATTTTATTATGTATTTTAGTGCTATTGTATCTATTTGTGTTGTATTTTATATGCTTATTAAGAAAATGGATATAAAAATTACTTTATTTTTTATAGGAATTGTTTTAATGTTTATTGCTCTTGCTAGCAATCATCAAATAGCAATTAAGAATTTTTCATCAAGCGGACTTTTAATGCTTGACCCAATTAAGGCAATTAGTGAAAAATTCAGATTTATAATTTCAAATTCAGGTTTTATTATTTTAATTTTAGGCGGTTATGCAGCTTATATGAATCATATTAGGGCAAATGATGCTACTGTGTATTTGCTTTTAAAGCCAATTAAGGCTATAAAATCAGCTTATTTGTTAATTCCAGCTGTATTTTTCATAGGGCATTTTTTATCAATTGTTATTCCTAGTGCTGCTAATTTAGCAATTATTTTACTAGCAACTATTTATCCAATTATGAGAAAGGCAGGACTTTCAGCGCTTAGTGCTGGTGGAGTTATTGCAACTACTGCAACTATTATGCCAACTCCATTAGGCGGAGATAATATAGCCTTAGTTGAACAATTACAAAAAGTAGCACATTTATCGCATTTAAGCGTTAGTGAATATGTGTTTAATTACCACGCAAGAGTTTCAATACCGACTTTAATTTTAATGGCGATAATACATCTTTTTTGGCAAAAGTATTGTGATAAAAAAGCAAATTATAATGAAGTTGTAGAGATAAACGAAGAAGAAAAGAATTTAGATTTTTCTTTATTTACAAAGATTATTTATGCGATATTGCCTTTATTTCCAATATTTTTGCTTGTGGGAATTTATATTTTTAGTGAAAATAAAAATATAAGAGTAGAAATAATAGTATTATTTTCTTTTGTACTTGCTATTATTTGTGAATTAATAAGAAGTAAAAGCATTAAAAAAACACTAGATGATACAAAAGAATTCTTCAAAGGTATGGGAAATGCTATGCCTATTGTTGCTTTATTAGTTGCTGGAACTACCTTTGTTTTGGGCTTGCAATCAATTGGAATAATAGCAGAACTTCAATCAAGTATGACTACTTTACAAGCAAATGGCTTTGGCTTTGTGTTACCACTTGTTTTAGTGGCTTTAAGTGCGGTTATTGTCTTATTAAGCGGTAGTGGTGTTGCTTTATTTTTTGCTATGATACCTTTATTAGTACCGCTTTCAGAAGCTGCAAATATAGATGTTTTAGCACTTTGTATTCCTATGGAATTAACAGGAAATTTATTAAGAGGAGTTTCTCCTGTATCGGCTGTTGTTATGATAGTTGCAGGTACAATCAATAAAGAGCCACTTGAAGTTGTAAAAAGAACAAGTGTGCCTATGATAAGCGGAGTTATTTTTATGTTTTGCTTATCTATGTTTTATTACTTATAA
- the brnQ gene encoding branched-chain amino acid transport system II carrier protein, with translation MKETQFGKKEFFIISLMLFSMFFGAGNFIFSPMVAKDSGEFFYFTILYFCLTAVALPVLGVAAVAKAGTLKELASRVNPLFASIFVIVIYVSIGPLLAIPRASIMPYEIAIAPFVDEKYNLYTTLIYSAIYFILNYYICLNPSKMVETLGKYLTPILLVLILIMFITAYFSADLQIANAQGKYLKHPISSAFIDGYQTMDALAALVFGISVVAALKGYGVQHKSVLSILTVKTGLCAGVILMIVYVFLGYLGYKFGLMFNDATNGARLLSSISDYLFGKAGIIILGLACFLACFTTTIGLIGSAGVYFESISKIKYKYWIMLWCFAGFLVANLGLTQILKFSVPILIAIYPIAIILIILSFLNTIIDESKIVYCFCIYTAAFIGIVNALEMNQIIIPFVTEYIVKLPFYDAMLGWITPSAAAFVISYLIHFFYRDKA, from the coding sequence ATGAAAGAAACACAGTTTGGTAAAAAAGAGTTTTTTATAATCTCTTTAATGTTATTTTCTATGTTTTTTGGTGCTGGAAACTTTATATTTTCACCTATGGTTGCAAAAGATTCGGGGGAATTTTTTTATTTTACAATATTGTATTTTTGTTTAACCGCAGTTGCTTTACCTGTTTTAGGTGTTGCAGCAGTTGCAAAAGCAGGTACTCTAAAAGAATTAGCAAGTAGAGTAAATCCATTATTTGCTAGTATTTTTGTAATAGTAATTTATGTTTCAATTGGTCCATTACTTGCTATTCCAAGAGCTTCAATTATGCCTTATGAAATTGCTATTGCTCCATTTGTTGATGAAAAATATAATCTTTATACAACTTTAATTTATAGTGCTATTTATTTTATTTTAAATTATTATATTTGCTTAAATCCATCAAAGATGGTAGAAACATTAGGAAAATACCTAACGCCAATCCTTTTAGTATTAATTTTAATTATGTTTATTACAGCTTATTTTAGTGCAGATTTACAGATTGCTAATGCTCAAGGTAAGTATTTAAAACATCCAATCTCTTCAGCCTTCATTGATGGCTATCAAACTATGGATGCACTTGCTGCTTTAGTTTTTGGAATTAGTGTTGTAGCTGCTTTAAAAGGCTATGGGGTACAACACAAAAGTGTATTATCAATATTAACAGTTAAAACAGGCTTATGCGCTGGTGTTATTTTAATGATTGTTTATGTATTTTTGGGTTATTTAGGTTATAAATTTGGTTTAATGTTTAACGACGCTACAAACGGAGCAAGATTACTTTCAAGTATTAGTGATTATTTATTTGGAAAAGCAGGGATTATAATCTTAGGTTTAGCTTGTTTTTTAGCTTGTTTTACAACAACAATAGGTTTAATTGGTTCTGCAGGGGTTTATTTTGAAAGCATAAGCAAAATTAAATATAAGTATTGGATTATGCTTTGGTGTTTTGCAGGATTTTTAGTAGCAAATTTAGGTTTAACTCAAATATTAAAATTTAGCGTTCCTATTTTAATTGCTATTTATCCGATTGCTATTATCTTAATAATATTATCTTTTTTAAATACAATTATTGATGAAAGTAAGATTGTTTATTGTTTTTGTATTTACACTGCTGCTTTTATTGGAATAGTAAATGCTTTAGAAATGAATCAAATTATTATTCCTTTTGTAACAGAATATATAGTTAAATTACCGTTTTATGATGCAATGTTAGGCTGGATAACTCCTAGCGCTGCTGCATTTGTAATTTCTTATTTAATTCACTTTTTTTATAGAGATAAAGCATAA